One Verrucomicrobiota bacterium genomic window carries:
- a CDS encoding DUF3341 domain-containing protein — protein MAAGAKIYGLVAEFSRTADVLHAAEKVRDAGYTRWDVHTPFAVHGMDAAMGLKSSKVGWFSFLGGATGYTAGMLMIWWMNAFDYQIVVGGKPMFSPFFAFPVSYECTILLASFGSLGGMLFLNRLPRLHHPLLKNRRFAQVTHDKFFIVIETSDPKYSPASARQMLEAAGSSHIEEVEE, from the coding sequence ATGGCTGCGGGCGCCAAAATCTACGGGCTGGTGGCGGAGTTCTCGCGCACGGCCGACGTCCTGCACGCCGCCGAAAAGGTGCGCGATGCCGGTTACACACGATGGGACGTCCACACCCCGTTCGCGGTGCATGGCATGGACGCGGCGATGGGTTTGAAGTCATCGAAGGTCGGCTGGTTCAGTTTCCTCGGAGGAGCGACCGGCTACACGGCGGGCATGCTGATGATTTGGTGGATGAACGCGTTCGATTACCAGATCGTCGTCGGCGGCAAGCCCATGTTCAGCCCGTTCTTCGCGTTCCCGGTCAGCTACGAATGCACGATCCTCCTGGCGAGCTTCGGGTCGCTCGGCGGCATGTTGTTCCTCAACCGCCTGCCGCGGCTGCATCATCCGCTGCTCAAAAACCGGCGCTTCGCGCAGGTGACCCATGACAAGTTCTTCATCGTGATCGAGACGTCGGACCCGAAGTATTCGCCCGCGTCGGCCCGGCAGATGCTGGAGGCGGCGGGCAGTTCGCACATCGAGGAGGTCGAGGAATAA